A window of the Cannabis sativa cultivar Pink pepper isolate KNU-18-1 chromosome X, ASM2916894v1, whole genome shotgun sequence genome harbors these coding sequences:
- the LOC133028987 gene encoding thionin-like, with protein MEGKTRVIVSVLLVSLFLGQIQVEAKSSCPTTYARHIYEACIITGGSREFCAKLSGCKIISGNTCPDGYNHDILKNNGGDSVNEYCKLGCTSSVCDPLTTLQDSDTSEVVKETVEK; from the exons ATGGAAGGCAAAACTAGGGTTATTGTGAGTGTTCTGTTAGTGAGCCTTTTTTTGGGACAAATTCAAGTTGAGGCGAAGAGTTCTTGTCCAACAACCTATGCTAGACATATCTACGAGGCATGTATTATTACGGGAGGCTCCAGAGAATTTTGTGCAAAACTCAGCGGATGCAAAATTATTTCTGGGAACACATGTCCCGACGGTTATAACCATGACATTCTCAAAAATAATG GTGGTGATTCTGTCAATGAATACTGTAAGTTGGGGTGTACATCCTCCGTGTGCGATCCCTTAACCACTCTCCAAGACTCTG ACACAAGTGAAGTTGTGAAGGAAACTGTTGAAAAATGA
- the LOC133032458 gene encoding uncharacterized protein LOC133032458 isoform X2: MANSSSGSDSDPEAECPTTIPTRGPTQMNEISKLMDQGKRVALEVNDKGQYCGKSYAKLVSTLGVRCRQTIGLAYKNWKEVNPTLKNKVWKDIQTGFIVPDTFKHDCLILAGKLMKDFKNRMTKDIIMPALKENDLGRLAQVPEKHPEIDAADWCKFVESRLTPEFLELSKVQRERSSKIQSRHRSGRSGMVNVREAVKKDLEVADPPRHRVWIKSRTKSRKLVTDYDKEIAEKIVSIY, translated from the exons atGGCCAACTCGAGTTCGGGATCTGATTCAGACCCAGAGGCAGAGTGTCCAACcacaatacctacacgagggccaacgcaaatgaatgaaatatccaaactaatggatcagggcaaaagagtggccctcgaagttaatgataaaggtcaatactgtggaaaaagctatgcgaagctcgtatccactctaggagtcagatgtcggcagacaatagggttggcttataaaaactggaaagaagtcaacccgactctgaaaaataaagtttggaaagacattcag acggggttcattgtgccggacaccttcaaacatgattgtctcatcctagctgggaagttaatgaaagacttcaagaataggatgacaaaagacatcataatgcccgcgttgaaagagaatgatctgggacgactggcacaagtccctgaaaagcacccggagatcgacgctgctgattggtgcaaatttgttgaaagtcgactaactcctgaatttctG gaattgagtaaggtgcaacgtgaacgttcctcaaaaattcaatccagacatcgaagtggtcggagtggaatggtgaacgtacgggaagctgtg aaaaaggacctcgaagttgcagatcctccccgccaccgtgtttggattaaatctcgcaccaagagtagaaaacttgtcactgattacgacaaggaaattgcagagaagatagtaagtatatattaa
- the LOC133032529 gene encoding uncharacterized protein LOC133032529 — translation MHWTLVVVAPRKIIHLNPVKGRPIPEEIEQMIGRAFMYIGDAHQYLGPWQGISQANCPRQPKSQECGFYVLKYITDIVARANPNRYIEDQKAFGGKKQYDPKTELLPLQRKWIEQLMAVIHGDD, via the exons atgcattggacgctagtggtggttgcgccaaggaaaattatccatttaaaccctgtaaaaggccgcccaattcccgaagaaatagaacaaatgatcggaag ggcattcatgtatataggggacgcacatcagtatcttggcccgtggcaaggaatttcacaagcaaactgtccaagacaacctaaaagccaagaatgcggtttttatgttttgaaatatatcactgacatcgtcgcacgtgccaaccccaaccgttacatagaagatcaaaaagct tttgggggtaagaagcaatacgatccaaaaacagaattgttaccactacagcgaaagtggatcgaacaattgatggcggtgattcacggtgacgattga
- the LOC133032458 gene encoding uncharacterized protein LOC133032458 isoform X1 encodes MICRFLTRASQLFGRKKREVSDVVARQAKEIEQLKAEVQSLKQQRNAAEQEEEGEVAGEAYVPQPYAPQDEVQPQIYAEEFISLNDQGILYNFDDHAALNQQVHLCSDNIDNIVARGYLYEHVGKIKVHCQDYDDSHARIMVSEILQEDAEIPVPIEEFRYVRDVYQMFLPWPKHLILTTEGPLAQPPSRRDASKGKAPMLSPQSRGAREDELFTEEKMALIPNSLKWMIHEFLRLKDKRDIITISVPRGFIAPRTQIILSGEDFAAGCYV; translated from the exons atgatttgtaggttcctgaccagggcatctcaactgttcggcaggaagaaaagggaagtgtctgatgttgtggctcggcaagcgaaggagattgaacaattaaaagccgaagtccaatcccttaagcagcagaggaacgctgccgaacaagaggaagaaggagaggtggctggtgaggcgtatgttccacaaccatacgctcctcaggatgaggtacaaccacaaatttatgctgaggagttcatttccctcaacgaccaaggtatcctatacaattttgatgaccatgcggcccttaatcagcaagtacatctctgctctgacaacatcgacaatattgtggcccgagggtatttgtacgagcatgtgggtaagatcaaagttcactgccaggattacgatgattcacatgctcggatcatggtttcagaaatcctgcaagaggacgctgaaatcccagtcccaattgaagagttcagatatgttagggacgtgtaccagatgttccttccttggcctaaacacttaattttaacaaccgag ggtccactcgctcaaccgccctcaagacgtgatgcgtcaaaggggaaagctccgatgctttctccacaaagccgtggtgcacgggaagatgagttgttcacggaagagaagatggcgttgatccctaattcgctaaaatggatgattcatgaattcctaaggctcaaagataaacgtgatataatcacaatttctgtcccccgaggattcattgcaccgcgtacccagatcattttatctggagaggattttgcagcaggttgctacgtgtaa